ggacaaccagggctacacagaaaccctgtcttgaaaaaccaaaaagtatTGGCCTAAGAACTGCAGTGCATGCAAACCCACTAACGTAGCCCACTGTCCCATTTCCCCCACTCGCTCCTTCAGGACCAGTCGGGTTGCACTTAAGATAATCTGTAGTAGTAAAAAGCAGTCTGTGCTATGGGAAAGAATGGTCCTAGCAAAACGTAACACCTTTAACCCTGCATGTATTGGTCAGGCAGCCAGTCttcatgtttgtttattgagGAAGCCATGTACCCTGTAGAGACACTTGAATTAGCTCCAAGTGATTGGCCCatcttaaaaataacaatagggttgggttttttttttttttttttaaaaactatttaatcCACATCGTGTATACTGCCTGTCTGGTACTTGTGAGCCTCCATATGGATGTTGGGAGTCGGACTCATTCTTTGTAAGAAGTTCTCTTAAACATGGAGCCAACTCCGCTATATATTTCTACTTGACAGCTTATGCATGCCAGTTATTAATAAAGTGTGGAAGTTGATTCTGGATGTGTTTGAAGGACTGAACTTGGCAACAAGTGCCTGTGCCTCCTGAACAGTCTTCCCAAACTCAGGAAGTGTCAAAAGTGTGAACCCTAAATACTAAGGCTTCAGTGCTGCTTACAAAGACTTGGTCTATGTTTTCACAATTTTCACTGATTGTTGCCTAGAGCTAGGAAGAACAATTAGTGGCTAGTGGTGGAGACGCTGGCACACAGCATGTGGGGAGAAGGTATAAAGTAATTTCTCCAATCTGCCAATTACAGAGAGGTCCCAGTTTTTTAGACACTTTGCCtcactgtatatccctggctgtctgcAGACCACACTAGCCTTGAATtctcacttgcctctgcttctctctctctctctttttttttttttggggtgggggggtgggggggtggggggtggggttttgagacagggtttctctgtagccctggctatcctggaactcactctgtagaccaggctggcctcgaactcagaaatccacctgcctctgcctcccaagtgctgggattaaaagcatgcaccaccaccgcctggccttgtttttgttttcatttgaaaataccTTTGTAGAAAATTTCTTAGGCTCTTAGTGTCTTTCAGTACTTgcctatttttgtttgtttgttttttgacacaggatttCAACTATAATCTAGCCTGGAACCCAGACTAGTTCTTCCTCATCCTTAGACTCTGAGATTGTAGccagtttgctttttaaaattcttttttaattggacaaatggtatttcagattatttttattacctATTTTCCTTGGATTCAAAGTtggcctaggctacatgaaaccttgactctaaaaaaaataaaaatagatgtcAGAAAATcttcaacttctgtcttagggttttactactgtgaacagataccatgaccaagacaacttttataaagtacaacattcaattgggactggcttacaggttcagaggttcagtctattattaaggggggagcacagcagcatccaggcaggcatggtgcagttGCAGCTGAGAGTTATacgtcatctgaaggctgctagaagacttgagttccaggcagctaggatgagggtcctaAATCCCACACccgcagtgacacacctactccaacagggtcacaacctaatagtgccactccctggactgagcatataaaaaccatcacaaCATCACACAATACAAAACTTGGACATTAGAGAAAGATATCAGGCAGAAGGTACATTTTTTGACTCATCTACAAATAATGAAGCTTATAGGTTTGATTAAGCCAGCTGATTGTTCTTTTGTACCCGAGAGTAGGCTTGTCAACTTGTGACCAGAACTCAGGCTGAGGATGAGTGGCTGCTAAAAAAGAACTTTACCAGACCTGGTCAGAAAACATGTTCAGAGTTGGTTCTGCCTCTACTAGGTTGTGTGAAAGACTTCACAAAAATCTCTGCTCACCCCAGACAGGGATCCCACAGCAGACCAAAGTTATAGAGCCAAAGTCCAAGTTGTTGGATCAGATGTTTTCAGCTTACAGGTATAGGTAAGGGGTTACTCATAGGAATAGGGATGGCTCAATGCAGCCCACCCCATTTCtcctgttgtgtgtgtggtggtcataTGAATGTAGATTTGTACATACTCAAGCATGTCAGAAGTTAGTGTCTTGACCACTTTTCACCTAGTTTTTTGGAAGAATATCTCACAAACTGGAGCTCATCAATTCAGCTAGGCTAACCAGATTTCTTACGGATTCACCTGCTCAATCCCACCTTTATTCTTAGGGTTATAGTTCTATATTGCAGTGCCTGGCTTTTAAATAAGAGCTGGTGGTCAGTGCTCAGGTCTTTACCAAAAGAGCCATTTTCCCCAGCCTCTCGATTTTGAGAGAATCTTACTTTGTAGCTTTGACTGGTCTGATATTCactaggccaggctggcctcaaacttggtatGATCCTCTTGCATATGGGTGCAGAAGTCGTAGGTGCTTGCCCATCACACTACTATTCATTTGTTGTATATTAAGTACTTCAGTTTTAGTGCTAGTCTGGGGCAGGGACCATCATAGCATGCTCAATGGCTTCTGGTATATCTCAGTATCTCTCTAGCATGTACATGGCCCTGCGTTTCATACCCAGAACAGTGAAACCAGATGTAGTGGCACTTGACTGTAACTTCAGCACtcaaaagatcaagaattcaaggtctaGCTAGGTTACAGGAGACCCTGCCCCAAGGAAATATAATCTGCAACATCACAAGTAGAAGGGACATAATTACAAAACAAGCAGAGTCACTGGGCTGTCTCTGGAATAGTCCTAAATGTCAGAAGCAAAAAGAGCACTTTAGAAACGGTTAGGAACAGGACTTCCTGGGTTTGAGCTTCTGTACTTGTTAGCATGGCTTTTGTGTAAATCAGGATagtgtagtggttctcaaccttcctgatgctgacCTATCAGTGCAGTTCCTCATGTAATGACTCCTAACCATGAAATCATTTTTGATGCTCTTTCACAACTGTAATCTTGCTGTTATGaagaatcataatgcaaatatcttcCTGATAGTCTTAGGCAACTCCTGTGATAGGGTCAGTAGTTTGGGGGTTGAAACCAACAAGTTTAAGAATGACTGGGATGGTAGAACCCCTATTTCCTAGGCTGTTAAGAAACTGAATTgggcccagcagtggtggcgcacgcctttaatccaggcacttgggaggcagaggcaggtggatttctgagtttgaggccagcctggtctacagagtgagttccaggacagtcagggctatacagagaacccctgacacaaaaaagcaaagaaagtgaATTGTtaggaagaggatggagaggggTAGGAGCTGTGAAGTTGCCTCTTGCCAGGGGGCAATAGTCTAGTGAGAACTTCCAGTGACCTCACGCAAAAGCTTGGGGAGAAGCAGTTCTCAACCGGAACACttcagaggaggagaaaaaagttgTTTGTTCGCTAGACATCTTGCTGTCCAAGCCCCTGTAGAACTTAATCATCTCTCTGGAGCTAACAGCAGCTCTCTACTTGTCCCTGCTTCTGCCCCGTTACAAAGGCAGGGTTCCATATGTATGTTCCGTATGTTCTTTCATACACTACACCATAGGCTTCCGTATGTTCTTTCATACACTACACCATAGGCTTGTGATTTGGTACCATTTAACAGGATGGCTTTGCACTTCAGGCGTGGGTGACTGGATCTAGcctttaagaaacattttaaggCTGTGTATATTGCTCAATTGGTAGAGCACTTAGCattcatgaggccctgggtttgtgCTTCAGCATCACATAAGCCAATGTGATGgctcttgggaggtgaaggcaagagGAATAGAGCTTTAAagtcaaggttagcctgggccaTGTGCAGTGTTTGGTAGCCTAAAAACAACAGTTATGTGTTTTCTGCTACCACAAAGCAAATACAGGAAAAGCACTTCAGATGTGGGATCTATGGTAGCTTCTCCAAGCTGGATGTGTGGCCAGAAAGCTTGCATCTCCAGTCAAAGGGTCAAGAGCCTGTTACACTTAAATAGAATTGTgcatagcagagagagagaggcagctcTTAAAGACCTGTCGCCTGTCACTTGAGACTGAAACCTGCTTTGAGCAGGCTTCCACAGGGTGAAGAGCACCACGAAGCACCTCAAGGGGGTGCTACTGCAAAACGGCTGTCATGCTGGGATCTTCTCACAGGCATGGCAGTCACATTTCTTACAGTGGCACAGCTCAGGCCATTTTTGTGCCCTTGACATTTGCATGCCCGGTTCCCTTATCCAGGGCAattctgtaccacatttttcatACTTTTCTGAACCCAAAATGAAATTCAGTTGCCTCTGGGTCCGATTTTGGGCCACTGCCTCTAGCTGCCTGACTTCTCCAAACACCTAGCGGAAGCTGTACCCAAGAGTTCTGAGTTCTGGCTTTTGTTGCTCTGCCTTTATTACGGTTTTGAGACTGCTGGATGCACTTGCATCCCAGGACATTGGAGAAGGTTTTCTATGTTTTGATCTGAGGGCGGATGGGTCATCGAAGTCTCGGTGAGATGGGATTCCAGAGTGACTTAAGCCATCATTCTAGGTTATATCATGCAAAGGCGATCCATCAGAACTGCTAGGGTCTCTGGGCACACATTCTAGTCTTTGGATAAAACATTGTGGTATCTTTTATGGCAAGTTCATTCCTGTTGCTGGACTTTTTGACCCATGGGAGAGCATTGGAGGCACACAGTGAATTAGAAGGTTCTCAAGATAGGATGTAGTTGAGAATGCGCTTCCATATAAAAAGTCATAGGGACAGACAGCTCGTCAGGCATCCCCACATCTTTACTCTCCCCACACATCACAGAGGGGTCACAGGACCACAGAACAGAACAGCAAGACCAGTTTAATATTAAGTCAGCTTTGGAACAcctttccttccctgtctctgaggACTTAACAGTGTGCTCTAGGGAAGCCATCCTGGAGAGGAAGGTCTCCAGAGGGGAGATAACAACAGGACACTGTCAAAAAGCTGCCTTCCAACTTGGTTCTGTGTTCAGATCAGCAGGTACTGGCAGAGCCTGTGGAGAGTTGGGTCAGTTCTTAGTGACCTTTGGTACCCTATCACTCTCCCTTCCTGCATCCCACCAGAGGCCCAGCTCACCTGGAGTGATGAGTGGAGTGCCTTTCCCAGGCAAGGAACTAGAGAGGAGACATGCAGACAAGCATCaagatcttctgtttcctcaggGTTTCCCATGTCCCTCTCCAAgggcatattatatatatatatatgtatttgagcttttgagacatggtctcatgtagtAGCTGAGGCTAGTCCTGAGCTTGgtatgtaaccaaggatggccTGCTGATCTCGCTACCTctaccaaatgctgggattgcaggtacaTACTGCCAGGCGGGGCACAAACCTGAATAATCTCCATCCATAGTGACTTTTAATATCAAAGGACAGGGTTTTTCCTGATTTGAGGCctttgagagttttatttaatctttaaataaatCCCACTTTTAGCCCAAAGAATAGACAGGGTGTAGTGGTTCTGCTGGTCCTAGAAGGTTCTCACCACATAGGTGTGCTCAGGCAAAGATACATACAACTTGGCCACTGGCTTACCTGGCCATATGATTGCGCCTACATTTGCACTTGCCACCTAGGAGGGAAAGAACATGGATCCAGCCTGAGTCGGAGCCTTCCTCTCCCCACACTACCAATCCCTCGACTCACTCAGGGCCATGGCGATTCCAGCGATGCACAGGAGCCCCGCAAAGATCATTCCTCCCAGTTGCAGGCTCTCCcagtctgggggtgggggcaaagaGAAGACATCGCCTCACAGTACCCTCACACATTCATTCAAAAGGTATTTATGGGGCTTGGGGTGTGGCTTTGTGGGACACCTTTACAAGCACCCCCTTGTCTTATAAATAAGTGCTTGCCCACATGGCACTTAAATCCCAGGCAGTAAAAAGAAGACCAAGTGGGTTAATAGGTACATCATGTATCTCATGGGGACAAGTGCCACGAGAGACAAAGTAGATAAACCTAGAGAAAGGAGGACAAGGTTCACTGGACCAACCCCAGCTCCATGCCCCCAAGGcaccctttttcctttcctttcctttttttttttttttttagctcttaaTGAAGAACAGGTTTGGTACCCCACCCCACCTTGACTCCTGGGTTATGTACCATCTGCATCATTTGGCTTGGTGAAGAGGTGTAAAGCAGACAAGGATTGAATGTGATGGGGTGGGAAGGGATGGGGGTTGGTGTGGTCTCTTACCATAGTAGAAGGGACTGTCTTTATCTGCAgtaaatgaaaagtaaataaataccaaAACTAGGAGACAGGATATGGGGGTCTTAGAAGGGAAATGCAGGCAGGTGGCAGGTATCACCTGTGAATGTACAATGGTGGGTACTCACCAACTGCATCATTGGCTTCCAAGGTGGGCAGACCTGGGTGAGAGAAGCAGAAATGGGTGTTCATCACACTGATGTCTAAAAACCCAGCTGTCTAGAGGGATCTGTGAAGTGACCCTGGCCCTAGTCCTACCAGATCCCAAGTAGGCCTTGGCTTTTTCAACTCATCCTGAGGCCCATGGCTTCCCATTCATAGCCCTTTGTATTCTTGTCCTGCTATTCTTGTGCTCTGAGCAGGATGGTTGACTCATTTTTAACCTTGTCTGAAAAGTGTTGGACAGAGCCAGGCTCTTTGCCTCTTAAAGAAACAAGCCGACTTTGATACGCATTGTCTGTTTTTCACAGTCCACTGACTCAGTAGCCGTTAAGCAACTTTTCAGTGTCCTCATTCCATGCAGCTGACAGTTTAAAGGTAAACACATTTATTGGGTAGCAGTCCTACTCTGGGGAGAGGCTGTCTGGTCTCCACTATGGAGTGTATGGAGAACTCACCTGCTAGCACCAGGAGAAAAGCACAGGTTATCCCCTCCATATCAGAACCCAGGTCGAGGCTGCAGGCTGCTGGTTGAGAAGCAGAATAGAGGTGGTGGCTTGCTTGGGTCTGTGCTCTGTGACCTGCCACAGCTCACCCCATTAGTAAGAGGCAGAACTGGTGTGAAAATTAGGCATATGAATCCTACATAGGCAAGCGATGACCGTAAGAAGATGATTGCTTTCTGCTTTCACATCTACAGATGGCACTAGTGATTACACGGGTATGTAGATTGCTTAATTCC
This portion of the Arvicanthis niloticus isolate mArvNil1 unplaced genomic scaffold, mArvNil1.pat.X pat_scaffold_1030_arrow_ctg1, whole genome shotgun sequence genome encodes:
- the LOC117701416 gene encoding FXYD domain-containing ion transport regulator 4, translating into MEGITCAFLLVLAGLPTLEANDAVDKDSPFYYDWESLQLGGMIFAGLLCIAGIAMALSGKCKCRRNHMASSLPGKGTPLITPGSASTC